In the genome of Sphaeramia orbicularis chromosome 13, fSphaOr1.1, whole genome shotgun sequence, one region contains:
- the hnf1ba gene encoding hepatocyte nuclear factor 1-beta-A — protein sequence MFSKMVSKLTSLQQELLSALLDSGVTKDVLIQALDDMDPNPPGFGVKLESIPMSPAPPSAKMNGGDVDTKPVFHQLTNGHSKGKLSGDEGSEDGDDYDTPPILKELQSLNTEEAIEQRAEVERMLAEDPWRAARMIKGYMQQHNIPQREVVDITGLNQSHLSQHLNKGTPMKTQKRAALYTWYVRKQREILRQFNQAVQGSGNNMTDKGNQDPVFFFPEYNPSSQGMGQPGDDVSSEPSCKKMRRNRFKWGPASQQILYQAYERQKNPSKEEREALVEECNRAECLQRGVSPSKAQGLGSNLVTEVRVYNWFANRRKEEAFRQKLAMDAYSTPTHSLNPLLSHSSPHHPQTSSSPPMRYSQGPGEVTSSSTISHHSSNAMATSQSVLQQVSPGGLDPSHSLLSPDAKMISGSGGGLPPVSTLTNIHSSHHSHQQTQNLIMPLSGVMAIAQSLNTSQSQTVPVINSVAGSLAALQPVQFSQQLHSPHQQSLMQQSPSHMSQQPFMATVTHSHMYPHKQEPPQYSHPSRFPSAMVVTDANSISTLSSMSSSKTDAPVNKMVQLGGLSWCPLQAW from the exons ATGTTCTCTAAAATGGTATCCAAGCTGACATCCCTGCAGCAGGAGCTCCTCAGCGCCCTGCTGGACTCAGGAGTTACCAAAGATGTCCTGATCCAGGCCCTGGATGATATGGACCCGAACCCGCCGGGCTTTGGCGTAAAACTGGAGAGCATTCCCATGTCTCCTGCGCCCCCGAGCGCCAAGATGAACGGAGGAGACGTCGACACGAAGCCCGTCTTCCACCAGCTCACCAACGGCCACAGCAAAGGGAAGCTGTCCGGAGACGAGGGCTCCGAGGACGGGGACGACTACGACACCCCGCCGATACTGAAGGAGCTCCAGTCGCTCAACACGGAGGAGGCCATCGAGCAGAGGGCGGAGGTGGAGCGCATGTTGGC AGAGGATCCATGGCGCGCTGCCCGCATGATCAAAGGTTACATGCAGCAGCACAACATTCCCCAACGGGAGGTGGTGGACATCACTGGCCTGAACCAGTCTCACCTCTCGCAGCACCTCAACAAAGGCACGCCCATGAAAACACAGAAGCGAGCGGCTCTCTACACCTGGTATGTCAGGAAACAGCGGGAAATTCTCAGAC AGTTCAACCAGGCAGTGCAAGGTTCTGGCAACAATATGACAGACAAAGGCAATCAGGATCcggtgttttttttcccagagtaCAACCCGTCCAGTCAGGGCATGGGTCAACCTGGTGACGATGTAAGCAGTGAACCCTCCTGCAAGAAAATGAGACGTAATCGTTTCAAATGGGGACCTGCGTCTCAGCAAATCCTCTACCAGGCCTATGAAAGACAGAAGAACCCCAGCAAAGAAGAAAGGGAAGCTCTAGTGGAGGAGTGCAACAG AGCTGAGTGTCTTCAGAGAGGAGTGTCGCCCTCCAAAGCTCAAGGCCTTGGCTCTAATCTAGTCACTGAAGTTCGGGTCTACAACTGGTTTGCGAACCGACGTAAAGAGGAAGCCTTCAGACAGAAACTAGCCATGGACGCTTACAGTACACCAACTCACAGCCTCAATCCTCTGCTGTCACACAGCTCGCCACATCATCCCCAGACCAGCTCTTCACCTCCCA TGCGTTACAGTCAGGGCCCCGGTGAAGTCACCTCCTCCTCAACCATCAGTCACCACAGTAGCAACGCCATGGCGACCAGCCAGTCGGTGCTACAGCAGGTGTCTCCAGGAGGGTTGGACCCCAGTCACAGTCTACTGTCACCTGACGCCAAGATG ATTTCAGGTTCAGGTGGTGGACTTCCTCCTGTGAGCACACTGACCAACATCCACAGTTCCCATCACAGCCATCAGCAGACACAGAACCTCATCATGCCTCTATCAGGAGTCATGGCTATTGCACAGA GTTTAAACACATCACAGTCCCAGACAGTGCCAGTGATCAACAGTGTGGCTGGCAGCCTAGCAGCGCTGCAGCCAGTGCAGTTCTCGCAGCAGCTCCACAGTCCTCACCAGCAGAGTCTGATGCAACAGTCTCCGAGCCATATGAGCCAGCAGCCGTTCATGGCAAcagtcacacactcacaca TGTATCCACACAAACAGGAACCTCCACAATACTCCCACCCGTCACGTTTCCCCTCAGCGATGGTGGTCACAGACGCCAACAGCATCAGCACCCTCAGCTCCATGTCCTCAAGCAAGACG GACGCTCCTGTAAACAAGATGGTCCAACTTGGGGGTCTCTCCTgg TGTCCTCTTCAAGCTTGGTGA